One segment of Anopheles stephensi strain Indian chromosome 3, UCI_ANSTEP_V1.0, whole genome shotgun sequence DNA contains the following:
- the LOC118509502 gene encoding uncharacterized protein LOC118509502: MLLFGYALLAALLRYSTGQGQLTLSPPINPSRRRREQNPPADKVSRRHNTARYVLHSIAIPTSLAVHFFEVGSLVRVSYPVMVPRISLLLRQAAILLALSGCICRAQSKNYKCSIINEAGFCFIENVYLDVTTNGIGADSSASMRVQFPRHPTLLIKSGAIPYFGKDIFALLGSTRQLHVYNSTSIRHLFIPVTNLTEINVQRNGLAEFDVEPVENRELKMLSIVHNGLISVPRNIRYLVGLEKLYLYNNSLEYFDLEMLANATSSLKILSIYDNHIKTLDSRTGLHFPKLQTLSLSKNKLAFVPYFEESFPALTVVSLRKNPWNCGWLRTIMQYIETWKIQVVRKDATCRDQWISEICCTYTLLDFIFDRQAAQLHRQQQLLRNVSHENQQLADTVHQLADDLHRLQLQLDQQQPPATSKSTSDAKSSDDSV, translated from the coding sequence ATGCTATTGTTTGGGTACGCGTTACTCGCGGCGCTTCTTCGCTACAGCACAGGGCAGGGTCAGTTGACGCTGTCGCCACCGATTAATCcatctcgtcgtcgtcgagagCAGAATCCTCCAGCTGATAAGGTTTCCAGAAGGCACAACACCGCCCGATATGTGCTGCATTCCATCGCTATTCCAACCAGTCTCGCTGTGCATTTCTTTGAGGTCGGTTCGTTGGTCCGTGTTTCCTATCCAGTGATGGTTCCCCGGATTTCGTTGCTGCTGCGGCAGGCAGCCATTCTGCTAGCCCTTTCCGGGTGCATTTGCCGGGCGCAGTCAAAGAACTACAAGTGCTCCATCATAAACGAGGCCGGATTTTGCTTCATCGAGAACGTGTACCTCGACGTTACGACCAACGGTATCGGGGCCGACTCGAGTGCGAGCATGCGGGTGCAGTTTCCACGCCACCCTACGCTACTCATCAAATCCGGTGCGATACCATACTTCGGGAAGGATATCTTTGCGCTGCTGGGCAGCACACGTCAGCTGCACGTGTACAACAGTACCAGCATTAGGCACCTGTTCATCCCCGTCACAAACCTGACCGAGATCAACGTCCAGCGGAACGGGCTCGCCGAGTTTGACGTGGAACCGGTGGAAAACCGTGAGCTGAAGATGCTGTCCATCGTGCACAATGGGCTGATCAGTGTGCCACGCAATATCCGCTATTTGGTCGGGCTGGAAAAGCTTTACCTCTACAACAACTCGCTCGAATACTTTGACCTGGAAATGTTGGCCAATGCAACGAGTTCGCTGAAAATTCTCTCGATCTATGATAATCACATTAAAACGCTCGATTCTCGGACAGGGCTGCACTTCCCGAAGCTGCAAACCCTATCGCTCAGCAAAAACAAGCTCGCGTTTGTGCCTTACTTTGAGGAATCGTTTCCCGCCCTTACGGTGGTGTCACTGCGCAAGAATCCTTGGAACTGTGGATGGTTGCGCACGATCATGCAGTACATTGAGACGTGGAAGATTCAAGTCGTACGGAAGGATGCGACCTGTCGTGACCAGTGGATCAGTGAGATTTGCTGCACGTACACGTTGCTGGACTTTATCTTCGATCGGCAAGCCGCACAGCTGCACCGACAGCAGCAACTGTTGCGGAATGTGTCGCACGAGAACCAGCAGCTAGCGGACACGGTACACCAGCTAGCGGATGACTTGCATAGGTTGCAGTTGCAGCTAGATCAACAGCAACCGCCTGCCACCAGCAAGAGTACTTCCGATGCGAAGTCCAGTGATGATAGTGTGTAG